A stretch of Thermus neutrinimicus DNA encodes these proteins:
- a CDS encoding LCP family protein, whose product MRPRLSLLLLSLALFALGGVLSWPRPGEGEGVRPRRAGALPEMGVVVAGRDIEYCGHHTPCGPGSRTDTIFYVRLRGGEARALAIPRDLYSPLVGGKINAAYARGGAELLKQAVAEATGLVAERHLILTLESVARVVDTVGGVEVYLERPMRYTDRAAGLFIDFPAGRLHLNGEEAVRYMRFRHDALGDYARLDRIKGVVSQVLKKAQDPRTWPALARALGEAWRELDTDLSLEEALAHLPGVQGLRLSLATLPTREGKGTFLLVDEEARARFLAAWMGMALPASPPQVPVRLRGERSLVLWGQAVLAREGIEAQAEEAEVVQSAVYAKDLEAGAYYAELFHLPLLAPHRPVSGVVVELGRDLVQ is encoded by the coding sequence ATGCGCCCTAGGCTTTCCCTCCTCCTCCTTTCCCTGGCCCTTTTCGCCCTCGGGGGGGTGCTTTCCTGGCCCCGGCCGGGGGAGGGGGAAGGGGTGCGGCCCAGGAGGGCCGGGGCCTTGCCCGAGATGGGGGTGGTGGTGGCGGGCCGGGACATCGAGTACTGCGGCCACCACACCCCATGCGGCCCGGGAAGCCGCACGGACACCATCTTCTACGTGCGCCTGAGGGGAGGGGAGGCCAGGGCCCTGGCCATTCCCCGGGACCTCTATAGCCCCCTGGTGGGGGGCAAGATCAACGCCGCCTACGCCCGGGGCGGGGCGGAGCTTTTGAAGCAGGCGGTGGCGGAGGCCACGGGCTTGGTGGCGGAGAGGCACCTCATCCTCACCCTGGAGAGCGTGGCCCGGGTGGTGGACACCGTGGGGGGGGTGGAGGTGTACCTGGAGCGCCCCATGCGCTACACCGACCGGGCGGCGGGGCTTTTCATCGACTTCCCCGCGGGAAGGCTTCACCTAAACGGGGAGGAGGCGGTGAGGTACATGCGCTTCCGCCACGATGCCCTGGGGGATTACGCCCGCCTGGACCGCATCAAGGGGGTGGTCTCCCAGGTGCTCAAGAAGGCCCAGGACCCCCGCACCTGGCCCGCCTTGGCCCGGGCCCTAGGGGAGGCCTGGCGGGAGCTGGACACCGACCTTTCCCTGGAGGAGGCCCTGGCCCACCTGCCCGGGGTCCAGGGCTTGAGGCTTTCCTTGGCCACCCTGCCCACCCGGGAGGGGAAGGGGACCTTCCTCCTGGTGGACGAGGAGGCCCGGGCCCGCTTCCTGGCCGCGTGGATGGGCATGGCCCTCCCCGCTTCCCCGCCCCAGGTTCCCGTGCGCCTTAGGGGGGAAAGGAGCCTGGTCCTTTGGGGCCAGGCCGTGCTTGCCCGGGAGGGGATCGAGGCCCAGGCGGAGGAGGCGGAGGTGGTGCAGAGCGCGGTCTATGCCAAGGACCTCGAGGCCGGGGCCTACTACGCGGAGCTCTTCCATCTACCCCTCCTGGCCCCCCACCGGCCAGTTTCCGGAGTGGTGGTGGAGCTGGGGCGGGACCTGGTACAATAG
- a CDS encoding bactofilin family protein yields MLGRRQAGALTYLGPDTEVLGDLKAKGQVRIDGLVRGSVYVEGELEVGRTGRVEGERIEAGSVQIHGEVKADLVAQKVSLSKTARFTGTVRAQALDVEAGAVFIGQSLAGETKALEAPKEA; encoded by the coding sequence ATGCTGGGGAGGAGGCAGGCGGGGGCCCTCACCTACCTGGGGCCCGACACCGAGGTCCTAGGGGACCTGAAGGCCAAGGGCCAGGTGCGCATCGACGGTCTGGTCAGGGGTTCGGTCTACGTGGAAGGGGAGCTGGAGGTGGGCCGCACAGGCCGGGTGGAAGGGGAGAGGATAGAGGCGGGGAGCGTCCAGATCCACGGGGAGGTGAAGGCGGACCTGGTGGCCCAGAAGGTGAGCCTTTCCAAGACGGCCCGCTTCACCGGCACCGTGCGGGCCCAAGCCCTGGACGTGGAGGCGGGGGCGGTCTTCATCGGCCAAAGCCTGGCGGGGGAGACCAAGGCCCTCGAGGCTCCCAAGGAGGCATAA
- a CDS encoding M23 family metallopeptidase — protein MKRRSRRPVRYTLFLARSGGESRALSLPGWAVALFLALLTLWTGANLYLWHRSREARTLEVRLQALSQEARRLSLALEAERAKNGALSEEARRTQRELEEIKKAIEELRRRAGLSPLNLLPVRYGEGGQGGGAVAVSPSEDALAGWAEVRAEVLDLKNQLREVVPALERTLEVERSLPRGLPLRGYEGITSFFGMRKNPFGPGYEFHDGLDLAAPYGAPVYATGSGVVAQAGWMGAYGLAVLLDHAEGYQTLYGHLSRLAVRPGQRVEKGQVLGYVGSTGRSTGPHLHYSVYRHGTPRDPRPYLDPLWASR, from the coding sequence ATGAAGCGGCGGTCAAGGAGGCCCGTGCGCTATACCCTGTTCCTCGCCCGAAGCGGCGGGGAAAGCCGGGCCCTGTCCCTGCCGGGGTGGGCCGTGGCCCTTTTCCTGGCCCTCCTCACCCTTTGGACCGGGGCCAACCTCTACCTCTGGCACAGGAGCCGGGAGGCCCGAACCCTGGAGGTTCGCCTCCAGGCCCTTTCCCAGGAGGCCAGGCGGCTTTCCTTGGCCCTGGAGGCGGAGCGGGCCAAGAACGGGGCCCTCTCGGAGGAGGCCCGGCGCACCCAAAGGGAGCTTGAGGAGATCAAAAAGGCCATAGAGGAGCTCCGCCGCCGGGCGGGGCTTTCCCCCTTGAACCTCCTCCCGGTGCGCTACGGGGAAGGGGGCCAGGGGGGTGGGGCCGTGGCGGTTTCCCCCTCCGAGGATGCCCTGGCGGGCTGGGCGGAGGTGCGGGCCGAGGTCCTGGACCTTAAGAACCAGCTTAGGGAGGTGGTGCCGGCCTTGGAGAGGACCCTGGAGGTGGAGCGAAGCCTCCCCCGGGGCCTGCCCTTAAGGGGGTACGAGGGGATCACCTCCTTTTTCGGCATGCGCAAAAACCCCTTCGGCCCGGGGTACGAGTTCCACGACGGTCTGGACCTCGCCGCCCCTTACGGCGCCCCCGTCTACGCCACGGGAAGCGGGGTGGTGGCCCAAGCCGGCTGGATGGGGGCCTACGGCCTCGCCGTCCTCCTGGACCATGCCGAGGGGTACCAGACCCTCTATGGCCACCTTTCCCGCCTGGCGGTGCGCCCCGGCCAGAGGGTGGAGAAGGGGCAGGTCCTGGGGTACGTGGGTTCCACGGGCCGCTCCACCGGCCCCCACCTCCACTACAGTGTCTACCGCCACGGTACCCCCCGGGATCCCAGGCCCTACCTAGACCCCCTTTGGGCCTCCCGTTAA
- a CDS encoding Uma2 family endonuclease, whose protein sequence is MAQRYRFGIEEFERLFRGVTGVELLDGEVYQMSPIGPRHAEAVARLVTRFAQALGDKARIWPQNPVRLPPGSEPQPDIALLKPKDYWETLPTPEDVLLLVEVSESSLEHDRDVKLPLYAQAGIPEVWILDLLENRLHIFRHPKEGLYTEHRVLLPGEEAEPLHFPGVPIPWP, encoded by the coding sequence ATGGCCCAGCGGTACCGGTTTGGGATAGAGGAGTTTGAGCGCCTCTTCCGGGGGGTCACGGGGGTGGAACTTCTGGATGGGGAGGTGTACCAGATGAGCCCTATCGGCCCTAGGCATGCCGAGGCGGTGGCCCGCTTGGTGACCCGGTTCGCCCAGGCCCTGGGGGATAAAGCCCGCATCTGGCCGCAAAACCCCGTGCGCCTGCCCCCGGGCTCCGAGCCCCAGCCCGACATCGCCCTCCTCAAGCCCAAGGACTACTGGGAAACCCTTCCCACCCCCGAGGACGTCCTGCTTTTGGTGGAGGTCTCGGAATCCAGCCTGGAGCATGACCGGGACGTAAAGCTTCCCCTTTACGCCCAGGCGGGCATCCCCGAGGTGTGGATTCTGGACCTCTTGGAAAACCGCCTCCACATCTTCCGCCACCCCAAGGAAGGCCTTTACACGGAACACCGGGTCCTCCTCCCCGGGGAGGAAGCCGAGCCTCTTCACTTCCCAGGGGTGCCCATCCCCTGGCCGTGA
- a CDS encoding type IV pilus twitching motility protein PilT translates to MSEASPPEGKQSLLEMFKAMVQARASDIHLQAGAPPVIRVDGKLKPFGNRPLTPKDTEAIARVLLTPEQWEEVEYRKELDFAYTIPGVARFRCNLLKQRGSYGLVMRVVSEAIPSFEALGLPREVMEGLAAKERGLILVTGPTGSGKSTTLAALIDHINLHYAKNIITIEDPIEFLHKHKKSLVVQREVGLDTDSFYSGIKYAMRQDPDVILIGEMRDRETVEAALMAAQTGHLVLSTLHTLDAGRTINRIIEFFPLHEHQQVRILLAESLLGILSQRLLPRADGKGRVLALEVLIATPYVRELIKDEDKTPQIKEAMMEGSIHGMRTFDQHLVELYTQGLISLEDALSAATSPHEFRLLLTKATGQAY, encoded by the coding sequence ATGAGCGAGGCATCTCCCCCGGAGGGCAAGCAGAGCCTCTTGGAGATGTTCAAGGCCATGGTCCAAGCCCGGGCCTCGGACATCCACCTGCAGGCGGGGGCCCCGCCCGTGATCCGGGTGGACGGGAAGCTGAAGCCCTTCGGCAACCGGCCCCTGACCCCCAAGGACACGGAGGCCATCGCCAGGGTCCTCCTCACCCCGGAGCAGTGGGAGGAGGTGGAGTACCGCAAGGAGCTGGATTTCGCCTACACCATCCCTGGGGTGGCCCGCTTCCGCTGCAACCTGTTAAAGCAGAGGGGAAGCTATGGCCTGGTGATGCGGGTGGTCTCCGAGGCCATTCCCAGCTTCGAGGCCCTGGGCCTGCCCCGGGAGGTGATGGAGGGGCTGGCCGCCAAGGAGCGGGGGCTCATCCTGGTCACCGGGCCCACGGGTTCGGGGAAGAGCACCACCTTGGCCGCCCTCATCGACCACATCAACCTGCACTACGCCAAGAACATCATCACCATAGAGGACCCCATAGAGTTCCTGCACAAGCACAAGAAGAGCCTGGTGGTCCAGCGGGAGGTGGGGCTGGACACGGATAGCTTCTACTCGGGGATCAAATACGCCATGCGCCAGGACCCGGACGTGATCCTCATCGGGGAGATGCGGGACAGGGAGACGGTGGAGGCCGCCCTCATGGCGGCCCAGACCGGGCACCTGGTGCTCTCCACCCTGCACACCCTGGACGCCGGGCGGACCATCAACCGCATCATCGAGTTTTTCCCCTTGCACGAGCACCAGCAGGTGCGCATCCTGCTGGCGGAGTCCCTCCTCGGTATCCTGTCCCAGCGCCTTCTGCCCCGGGCGGACGGCAAGGGGAGGGTTTTGGCCCTCGAGGTCCTCATCGCCACCCCCTACGTGCGGGAGCTCATCAAGGACGAGGACAAGACCCCCCAGATCAAGGAGGCCATGATGGAGGGCTCCATCCACGGGATGCGCACCTTCGACCAGCATCTGGTGGAGCTCTACACCCAGGGGCTCATCTCCCTCGAGGACGCCCTTTCCGCCGCCACCAGCCCCCACGAGTTCAGGCTCCTCCTCACCAAGGCCACGGGGCAGGCGTACTGA
- the nadD gene encoding nicotinate-nucleotide adenylyltransferase, which produces MRIGLFGGSFDPIHLGHLLAAAEARAALGLDLVLFVVAARPPHKTPVAKAEARYEMVLLATAEERGFLASRLELDRPGPSYTVDTLREARRLFPEDELFFITGADAYRDVLTWKEGHRLHELATLVAVARPGYPLEGMPVPVVPLLVPEVGISSTEIRRRIREGQSIRFWVPRPVEVYLEKHGLYR; this is translated from the coding sequence TTGCGGATCGGCCTATTTGGCGGTAGCTTTGACCCCATCCACCTGGGGCACCTTTTGGCGGCGGCGGAGGCCCGGGCGGCCTTGGGGCTGGACCTGGTCCTCTTCGTGGTGGCGGCCCGCCCCCCCCACAAGACCCCCGTGGCCAAGGCGGAGGCCCGCTACGAGATGGTCCTTCTGGCCACGGCGGAGGAGAGGGGGTTCCTGGCCTCGAGGCTGGAGCTGGACCGGCCCGGGCCCAGCTACACCGTGGACACCCTAAGGGAGGCCAGGAGGCTTTTCCCAGAGGATGAGCTCTTCTTCATCACCGGGGCCGACGCCTACCGGGATGTCCTCACCTGGAAGGAGGGGCACCGGCTTCATGAGCTGGCCACCCTGGTGGCGGTGGCCCGGCCCGGTTACCCTCTGGAGGGAATGCCGGTGCCCGTGGTGCCCCTCCTGGTCCCCGAGGTGGGGATCTCCAGCACGGAGATCCGCAGGCGGATCCGGGAAGGGCAGAGCATCCGCTTCTGGGTGCCCAGGCCCGTGGAGGTGTACCTTGAAAAGCACGGTCTCTACCGCTGA
- the accD gene encoding acetyl-CoA carboxylase, carboxyltransferase subunit beta encodes MALERLFRRKRPSGGNRDVPELWTKCEACGAQLYKKEFRENLYVCPRCGHHHRVPASERVEMLADPGTFQEITGLRPLDPLGFVDTKPYGERLRAYQEETGRQDAILGGTCTIGGVPAVLMVMDYAFAGGSMGSVVGEEIARGAERAAAEGRALVIVAASGGARMQEAALSLMQMAKTVMSLDRLWERRLPYVSILTDPTTGGVTASFAALADVIFAEPGALIGFAGPRVIRQTIRQELPEGFQRSEFLLKHGMVDRVTDRRRLKAELVQALRHLHPGVPYALGV; translated from the coding sequence GTGGCCCTAGAGCGGCTTTTCCGAAGAAAAAGGCCCAGCGGGGGGAACCGGGATGTCCCCGAGCTTTGGACCAAGTGCGAGGCCTGCGGGGCCCAGCTCTACAAGAAGGAGTTCCGGGAAAACCTCTATGTCTGCCCCAGGTGCGGCCACCACCACCGGGTGCCCGCTTCCGAGCGGGTGGAGATGCTGGCGGATCCCGGCACCTTCCAGGAGATCACCGGGCTTAGGCCCCTGGACCCCTTGGGCTTTGTGGACACCAAGCCCTACGGGGAAAGGCTCAGGGCCTACCAGGAGGAGACCGGCCGCCAAGACGCCATCCTGGGGGGCACCTGCACCATCGGCGGGGTGCCCGCGGTCCTGATGGTCATGGACTACGCCTTTGCCGGGGGGTCCATGGGGAGCGTGGTGGGGGAGGAGATCGCCCGGGGGGCGGAACGGGCGGCGGCGGAGGGCCGGGCCCTGGTGATCGTGGCCGCCTCGGGGGGGGCCAGGATGCAGGAGGCGGCCCTTTCCCTCATGCAGATGGCCAAGACGGTGATGAGCCTGGACCGCCTTTGGGAGCGGCGCCTTCCCTACGTTTCCATCCTCACCGACCCCACCACCGGGGGGGTCACCGCCAGCTTCGCCGCCCTGGCCGACGTGATCTTCGCCGAGCCCGGGGCCCTGATCGGCTTCGCCGGGCCCAGGGTCATCCGCCAGACCATCCGCCAGGAGCTTCCCGAGGGCTTTCAGCGCTCGGAGTTTTTGCTGAAGCACGGGATGGTGGACCGGGTCACGGACCGCAGGAGGCTCAAGGCCGAGCTGGTCCAGGCCCTTCGCCACCTGCACCCTGGAGTTCCCTATGCCCTTGGAGTTTGA
- a CDS encoding acetyl-CoA carboxylase carboxyltransferase subunit alpha: MPLEFEKPILELEKRIAELRETARTTGVDLEAEIRLLEERLARLKEEVYGSLTAWQRVQLARAPGRPTTLDVLEKAFQDFLELHGDRAFADDPAIVGGLAYLEGQKVVVVGHQKGRDTKENLHRNFGMPHPEGYRKAMRLMDLADRFGYPFLSFIDTPGAYPGVSAEERGQAWVIAQSIQRMSRLRVPAIALILGEGGSGGALAIGVANRVLIMENAWYSVISPESCAAILWRDAKEAPKAAEALKLTARDLLAQKVVDAIVPEPEGGAHKDPLRAIQNIKEALLKVLEELKGLSPEELYQDRYRRFRALGAYAEP, from the coding sequence ATGCCCTTGGAGTTTGAAAAGCCCATCCTGGAGTTGGAAAAACGCATCGCCGAGCTAAGGGAGACGGCCCGCACCACGGGGGTGGACCTCGAGGCGGAGATCCGCCTCCTGGAGGAACGTTTGGCCAGGCTCAAGGAGGAGGTCTACGGGAGCCTCACCGCCTGGCAAAGGGTGCAGCTGGCCCGGGCCCCGGGCCGCCCCACCACCTTGGACGTCCTGGAAAAGGCCTTCCAGGACTTTTTGGAGCTCCATGGGGACCGGGCCTTCGCCGACGATCCCGCCATCGTGGGGGGGCTCGCCTATTTGGAGGGCCAGAAGGTGGTGGTGGTGGGCCACCAGAAGGGGCGGGACACCAAGGAGAACCTCCACCGCAACTTCGGCATGCCCCACCCCGAGGGGTACCGCAAGGCCATGCGCCTCATGGACCTGGCGGACCGGTTCGGCTACCCCTTCCTCTCCTTCATCGACACCCCGGGGGCCTACCCGGGGGTTTCCGCGGAGGAGCGGGGCCAGGCCTGGGTCATCGCCCAGAGCATCCAGCGCATGAGCCGCCTGAGGGTGCCCGCCATCGCCCTCATCTTGGGGGAGGGGGGCAGCGGGGGGGCCTTGGCCATCGGGGTGGCCAACCGGGTCCTCATCATGGAAAACGCCTGGTACTCGGTGATCAGCCCCGAGTCCTGCGCCGCCATCCTCTGGCGGGATGCCAAGGAAGCTCCCAAGGCCGCCGAGGCCCTGAAGCTCACCGCAAGGGACCTCCTGGCCCAAAAGGTGGTGGACGCCATCGTCCCCGAGCCCGAGGGTGGGGCCCATAAGGACCCCCTTAGGGCCATCCAGAACATCAAGGAAGCCCTCCTGAAGGTCCTCGAGGAGCTTAAAGGGCTTTCCCCGGAGGAACTTTACCAGGACCGGTACCGCCGCTTCCGCGCCCTGGGGGCCTACGCCGAGCCTTAA
- the yqeK gene encoding bis(5'-nucleosyl)-tetraphosphatase (symmetrical) YqeK, translated as MKSTVSTAELEERVKALVRPERWAHIQRVAALAREIALNNGLDGERAYLAGLLHDAARDLGEEELLRLAPPENEVERAHPLSLHGRAARVLAEAWGVRDEEVLEAVEGHVYGVDPQNGLGMALYIADISEPGRGVNGEIRELALSGRLQEAYRRAVGNKVAYLTAKGIPLHPRTLAVYRSLEDAP; from the coding sequence TTGAAAAGCACGGTCTCTACCGCTGAGCTGGAGGAGAGGGTAAAGGCCCTGGTCCGACCGGAAAGGTGGGCGCACATCCAGAGGGTGGCCGCCTTGGCCCGGGAGATCGCGCTTAACAACGGCCTGGATGGGGAGCGGGCCTACCTGGCGGGGCTTCTCCACGACGCCGCCCGGGACCTGGGGGAGGAGGAGCTCCTCAGGCTGGCCCCCCCGGAGAACGAGGTGGAGAGGGCCCACCCCCTTTCCCTCCACGGCCGGGCGGCCCGGGTTTTGGCCGAGGCCTGGGGGGTAAGGGACGAGGAGGTCTTGGAGGCGGTGGAGGGGCACGTGTACGGGGTGGACCCCCAGAATGGCCTGGGCATGGCCCTCTACATCGCCGACATCTCCGAGCCCGGCCGGGGGGTGAACGGGGAGATCCGGGAGCTCGCCCTTTCGGGGAGGCTCCAGGAGGCCTACCGCCGGGCGGTGGGGAACAAGGTGGCCTACCTCACCGCCAAGGGCATCCCCCTGCACCCCAGGACCCTGGCCGTGTACCGCAGCCTTGAGGATGCGCCCTAG
- a CDS encoding thymidine phosphorylase, whose product MNPVQFIREKREGLKHRREDLKAFLEGYLREEVADYQVSAWLMAAFLRGLDTEETLWLTETLAYSGKVLDLSHLPHPVDKHSSGGVGDKVSLVVGPILAAAGCTFAKMSGRGLAHTGGTIDKLESVPGWRGEMTEGEFMERAERIGLVIAAQSPDLAPLDGRLYALRDVTATVESIPLIASSIMSKKLAAGARSIVLDVKVGKGAFMKTLEEARLLAKTMVGIGQGANRRVRALLTSMEAPLGRAVGNALEVREAIETLKGRGPEDLLGVALRLAEEALRLEGLDPGLAHRAWESGKALEKFQAFLEAQGGDPRVVEDFSLLPLGEELAFLSKGEGVVQEVDAYRVGLAVLALGGGRKRKGEAIDHGVGVYLRKKPGDRVAKGEALALIYHRGKGLEEALAHLGEAFQLGFAANPLPLVLDALP is encoded by the coding sequence ATGAACCCGGTGCAGTTCATCCGCGAGAAGCGGGAAGGCCTGAAGCACAGGCGGGAGGACCTGAAGGCCTTCCTCGAGGGCTACCTCAGGGAAGAGGTGGCGGACTACCAGGTGTCCGCCTGGCTCATGGCCGCCTTCTTAAGGGGCCTAGACACGGAGGAAACCCTTTGGCTTACGGAAACCCTGGCCTATTCGGGGAAGGTCCTGGACCTCTCCCACCTGCCCCATCCCGTGGACAAGCACTCCTCCGGGGGGGTGGGGGACAAGGTGAGCCTGGTGGTGGGGCCCATCCTGGCGGCGGCGGGCTGCACCTTCGCCAAGATGTCGGGCCGGGGCCTGGCCCACACCGGGGGGACCATCGACAAGCTGGAGTCGGTGCCGGGCTGGCGGGGGGAGATGACGGAGGGGGAGTTTATGGAAAGGGCCGAGCGCATCGGCCTGGTCATCGCCGCCCAAAGCCCGGACCTGGCCCCCTTGGACGGGAGGCTTTACGCCCTAAGGGATGTCACGGCCACGGTGGAGAGCATCCCCTTGATCGCCAGCTCCATCATGAGCAAGAAGCTGGCCGCGGGGGCCAGGAGCATCGTCTTGGACGTGAAGGTGGGCAAGGGGGCCTTCATGAAGACCCTGGAGGAGGCCCGGCTTCTCGCCAAAACCATGGTGGGGATCGGCCAGGGAGCCAACAGGAGGGTAAGGGCCCTCCTCACCAGCATGGAGGCCCCCCTGGGCCGGGCTGTGGGAAACGCCCTAGAGGTCCGGGAGGCCATAGAGACCCTGAAGGGGAGGGGCCCAGAAGACCTCCTGGGGGTGGCCCTGCGCCTTGCGGAGGAGGCCTTGAGGCTTGAGGGGCTGGATCCGGGCCTGGCCCATAGGGCCTGGGAGAGCGGCAAGGCGCTGGAGAAGTTCCAGGCCTTCCTCGAGGCCCAGGGGGGAGACCCCCGGGTGGTGGAGGATTTCTCCCTGCTTCCCCTGGGGGAGGAGCTGGCTTTCCTCTCGAAAGGGGAGGGCGTGGTGCAGGAGGTGGATGCCTACCGGGTGGGCCTGGCGGTCTTGGCCCTGGGGGGCGGGCGCAAGCGGAAGGGGGAGGCCATCGACCACGGGGTTGGGGTCTACCTGCGAAAAAAGCCCGGGGACCGGGTGGCAAAGGGGGAGGCCCTGGCCCTGATCTACCACCGCGGCAAGGGCTTGGAGGAGGCCCTGGCCCATCTGGGGGAGGCCTTCCAGCTGGGGTTTGCGGCAAACCCCCTGCCCCTGGTCCTGGACGCCCTGCCCTGA
- the panC gene encoding pantoate--beta-alanine ligase, whose amino-acid sequence MKVAHTVAELRQALPREGVGFVPTMGYLHRGHLALVERARKENPFVVVSIFVNPLQFGPGEDYHRYPRDLERDRALLEEAGVDLLFAPSVEEMYPVGFSTRVSVEGPLTALWEGAVRPGHFQGVATVVARLFLLVGPSRAYFGEKDYQQLLVIRKMVRDMGFPLEVVGVPTVREEDGLALSSRNVYLSPERRKEATVLYRALWAMREAALKGEGVAEALGRGEEVLREVPQFQPDYLAIVHPETLLPLSRFVPGARGMVAGRFPEVRLIDNLEVYP is encoded by the coding sequence GTGAAGGTGGCGCACACCGTGGCCGAGCTAAGGCAGGCCCTCCCCCGGGAGGGGGTGGGGTTTGTCCCCACCATGGGCTACCTCCACCGGGGGCATCTGGCCTTGGTGGAAAGGGCCCGGAAGGAGAACCCCTTTGTGGTGGTCTCCATCTTCGTGAACCCCCTGCAGTTTGGCCCTGGGGAGGACTACCACCGCTACCCCAGGGACCTGGAGCGGGACCGAGCCCTTTTGGAGGAGGCGGGGGTGGACCTCCTCTTCGCCCCCAGCGTGGAGGAGATGTACCCGGTAGGGTTTTCCACCCGGGTCAGCGTGGAGGGTCCCCTCACCGCCCTTTGGGAGGGGGCGGTGCGCCCTGGCCACTTCCAGGGGGTGGCCACGGTGGTGGCCAGGCTTTTCCTCCTGGTGGGGCCGAGCCGGGCCTACTTCGGGGAGAAGGATTACCAGCAGCTTCTCGTGATCCGCAAGATGGTCCGGGACATGGGCTTTCCCCTGGAGGTGGTGGGGGTGCCCACGGTGCGGGAGGAGGATGGGCTTGCCCTTTCCAGCCGCAACGTGTACCTTTCCCCGGAAAGGCGCAAGGAGGCCACGGTGCTTTACCGGGCCCTATGGGCCATGCGGGAGGCGGCCCTAAAGGGTGAGGGCGTGGCCGAGGCCCTGGGGAGGGGGGAGGAGGTGCTTAGGGAGGTTCCCCAGTTTCAGCCTGACTACCTGGCCATCGTCCACCCCGAGACCCTCCTTCCCCTTTCCCGCTTTGTCCCCGGGGCCAGGGGGATGGTGGCGGGCCGCTTCCCCGAGGTGCGCCTGATTGACAACCTGGAGGTGTACCCATGA
- the rsfS gene encoding ribosome silencing factor, protein MVKTLEALDLVARIKDLLWEKKAEKVVALDLRAVSESLDYFVLASATSTPHLQALERHLQEKLEEEGLRPRPTEGQSPRWVVLDYGEVVVHLMTPEAREYYDLEGFWADAERV, encoded by the coding sequence ATGGTAAAGACCCTCGAGGCTTTGGATCTGGTGGCGAGGATCAAGGATCTCCTTTGGGAAAAGAAGGCGGAAAAGGTGGTGGCCCTGGACCTGAGGGCGGTGTCCGAGAGCCTGGACTACTTCGTCCTGGCCAGCGCCACCAGCACCCCCCACCTCCAGGCCCTGGAGCGCCACCTGCAGGAGAAGCTGGAGGAGGAGGGGCTTCGCCCCAGGCCCACGGAGGGGCAAAGCCCCCGCTGGGTGGTGTTGGACTACGGGGAGGTGGTGGTCCACCTCATGACCCCCGAGGCCCGGGAGTACTACGACCTGGAAGGGTTCTGGGCGGACGCCGAGAGGGTTTGA